From a single Maylandia zebra isolate NMK-2024a linkage group LG3, Mzebra_GT3a, whole genome shotgun sequence genomic region:
- the LOC143415650 gene encoding programmed cell death 1 ligand 1-like, which yields MMKGQTKFTVSAKQEVYRAEENTNVTMIWLLHFDTNRPPDSLLIDLMNVRRTTQIFFYDSESDTEVYPDENYRGRLHCNPRLARKGRLECLLTDVRLNDTGTYDCVIVLNRESSYKTCDLNVKAAFKTPVAETSTPVKSGRNSLYAVPALFIVAIFVLFL from the exons ATGATGAAGG GTCAGACTAAATTCACTGTGAGTGCAAAACAGGAGGTCTACCGTGCAGAAGAAAACACTAACGTCACGATGATCTGGCTGCTCCATTTTGACACGAACAGGCCTCCTGACTCCCTGCTAATAGACCTAATGAATGTGAGAAGGACGACACAGATTTTCTTCTATGACAGTGAGAGTGACACTGAAGTGTACCCAGATGAGAACTACAGAGGGCGACTACATTGTAATCCACGGCTAGCCAGGAAAGGACGGCTTGAATGTCTTTTAACTGATGTGAGGCTCAACGATACGGGGACATACGACTGTGTGATTGTCCTTAACAGAGAAAGTAGCTACAAAACATGTGACCTCAATGTTAAAG CTGCCTTCAAAACACCTGTGGCAGAGACATCAACACCAGTGAAGAGTGGAAGGAACAGCCTATATGCAGTGCCAGCTTTGTTTATAGTGGCGATTTTTGTACTTTTCCTTTAG